One window of Mesorhizobium sp. WSM4904 genomic DNA carries:
- a CDS encoding sarcosine oxidase subunit alpha family protein, with the protein MNRNRLATGGRIDRARPLGFVFDGRELTGYHGDTFASALLANGVALTGRSFKYHRPRGIFSAGPEEPNALVTLGTGGRREPNLPATTLELADGMTAESQNRWPSLAFDMQSINGLFSPFLSAGFYYKTFMGPTRRAWMFYEHFIRKAAGLGRAGTEPDPGRYEARHAFADVAVVGGGPAGLSAARAAAAAGASVALIEQDFLLGGQLLSERPDGEAAAWLSAVEAELAGFGNVALMRRTMAFGTFDGNTLGLIERCDDPAAESAARQVFTMLRARSIVFATGAIERPLVFSNNDRPGVMLASAARTYLNRFAVLPGKKVLIATTNDGAYRAAFDLAAAGAEVMVADQRGAPPVSLAADASRLNVAIRPGTLITDLRGGHAVKAARLAGPDGKLEVACDLVCLSGGWSPSVHLSSHLGVKPVYRGEIDGFVPGGFPAGQFGAGAMMGRFSTVTAIEDGHRAGAEAASSCGKSKAVPAPLKLDLGEAASGPFRAIPSVGRGKAFVDFQMDVTTKDIELAHREGYESVEHLKRYTTLGMGTDQGKTSNFAALSAMAALRQATIQQTGTTTFRPPYAPVAIGALAGRAVGHHFKPIRRTPMHDRHLADGAEMLEVGLWMRPYFYRGAGRDVNEAYVAEMRMVREAAGLMDISTLGKIDVQGPDAAAFLDRVYANGFAKLPVGRARYGVMLRDDGIVFDDGTTTRLSETRFFMTTSTAKAADVQSRLEFLLDTAWPELRVAVTSVSDEWAAVSVAGPRSRDVLAAAFPGLDVSNEALPHMGFIEAEFDGCALRIIRLSYSGERAYEIYVGASRGERLWSHLLEVGAPFGLKPYGVEALGALRVEKGHVAGPEIDGRTTLDDLGLGRMVGKRTGFVGEVLRHRPAFLSPDRQRLVGLECIEEGKRLRGGAILFMPNDAVAGHGRGRITSVTFSPELGRYVGLALLAGDVAAEGSEVVAAYPMRAEIVRARIVSPVFLDPKGERLHG; encoded by the coding sequence ATGAACAGAAATCGCCTCGCCACCGGCGGCCGCATCGACCGCGCGCGGCCGCTGGGCTTCGTCTTCGATGGCCGCGAACTCACCGGGTATCATGGCGACACATTCGCTTCCGCGCTACTCGCCAACGGCGTCGCGCTCACCGGCCGCAGCTTCAAATATCACCGGCCGCGCGGCATATTTTCGGCCGGCCCGGAAGAGCCGAACGCGCTGGTCACGCTCGGAACCGGCGGGCGGCGCGAGCCGAACCTGCCGGCGACGACGCTCGAACTGGCGGACGGCATGACCGCCGAAAGCCAGAATCGCTGGCCCTCGCTCGCCTTCGACATGCAGAGCATCAACGGGCTGTTTTCGCCCTTCCTTTCGGCCGGCTTCTACTACAAGACATTCATGGGGCCGACGCGGCGCGCCTGGATGTTCTATGAGCATTTCATCCGCAAGGCGGCGGGCCTGGGTCGCGCCGGCACCGAGCCGGATCCCGGCCGCTACGAGGCGCGGCATGCATTCGCCGACGTCGCCGTCGTCGGCGGCGGCCCCGCCGGCCTGTCGGCGGCGCGCGCCGCCGCGGCCGCCGGCGCAAGCGTCGCTCTCATCGAGCAGGACTTTTTGCTCGGCGGCCAGCTTTTGTCCGAACGCCCGGACGGAGAGGCCGCCGCCTGGCTGAGCGCGGTCGAGGCCGAACTGGCGGGCTTCGGCAATGTCGCCCTGATGCGCAGGACGATGGCGTTCGGGACCTTCGACGGCAACACGCTGGGGCTGATCGAGCGATGCGACGATCCGGCGGCGGAAAGCGCCGCGCGCCAGGTCTTCACCATGCTTCGCGCCCGTTCCATCGTCTTTGCCACCGGCGCCATCGAACGGCCGCTGGTCTTTTCCAACAACGACCGGCCGGGCGTCATGCTGGCGTCCGCCGCCCGGACGTATCTCAACCGTTTCGCAGTCCTGCCGGGCAAGAAGGTCCTCATCGCCACCACGAATGACGGCGCCTACCGCGCCGCCTTCGACCTCGCCGCCGCCGGCGCCGAGGTGATGGTCGCGGATCAGCGCGGCGCCCCGCCCGTTAGCCTGGCTGCGGATGCGAGCCGCCTGAACGTAGCGATCCGACCCGGCACCTTGATCACCGACCTGCGCGGCGGCCATGCGGTGAAAGCCGCGCGGCTGGCTGGGCCGGACGGCAAGCTGGAAGTTGCTTGCGATCTCGTCTGCCTGTCCGGCGGCTGGTCGCCGAGCGTGCATCTTAGCTCGCATCTCGGCGTCAAGCCGGTCTATCGCGGCGAGATCGACGGCTTCGTTCCGGGCGGCTTTCCGGCAGGCCAGTTCGGCGCCGGCGCGATGATGGGACGCTTCTCGACTGTCACCGCCATCGAGGACGGCCACCGCGCCGGCGCGGAAGCCGCATCGTCTTGCGGAAAATCAAAAGCCGTGCCGGCGCCGCTCAAGCTCGACCTCGGCGAGGCGGCATCCGGTCCGTTCCGCGCGATCCCGTCCGTCGGACGCGGCAAGGCCTTCGTCGACTTCCAGATGGACGTGACCACCAAGGACATCGAGCTCGCCCATCGCGAGGGTTATGAATCGGTCGAGCACCTGAAGCGCTACACCACGCTCGGCATGGGCACCGACCAGGGCAAGACCAGCAATTTCGCAGCGCTGTCGGCCATGGCGGCGCTGCGCCAGGCGACGATCCAACAAACCGGGACCACGACCTTTCGCCCGCCCTACGCGCCCGTCGCGATCGGCGCGCTCGCCGGCCGCGCCGTCGGCCACCATTTCAAGCCGATCCGCCGCACGCCGATGCATGACCGGCATTTGGCCGACGGCGCCGAAATGCTCGAGGTCGGGCTCTGGATGCGGCCCTATTTCTACCGCGGCGCCGGGCGCGACGTGAACGAAGCCTATGTCGCCGAGATGCGCATGGTGCGCGAAGCCGCCGGGCTGATGGATATCTCCACCCTCGGCAAGATCGACGTGCAAGGGCCGGACGCCGCCGCCTTCCTCGACCGTGTCTATGCCAACGGCTTCGCCAAGCTGCCGGTCGGCCGCGCCCGCTACGGCGTCATGCTGCGCGACGACGGCATCGTCTTCGACGACGGCACGACCACGCGGCTCTCGGAAACCCGGTTCTTCATGACCACCTCGACCGCCAAGGCGGCCGATGTGCAGTCGCGGCTGGAATTCCTGCTCGACACCGCATGGCCGGAGCTGCGTGTCGCCGTCACCTCGGTCAGCGACGAATGGGCGGCGGTGTCGGTCGCCGGCCCGAGGAGCCGCGATGTCCTTGCCGCGGCCTTCCCGGGGCTCGACGTCTCGAACGAGGCGCTGCCTCATATGGGCTTCATCGAGGCCGAGTTCGACGGATGCGCGCTGCGCATCATCCGCCTCAGCTATTCAGGCGAGCGCGCCTACGAGATCTATGTCGGCGCCAGCCGCGGCGAGCGGCTCTGGAGCCACCTGCTGGAAGTGGGCGCGCCGTTTGGGCTGAAACCCTACGGGGTCGAGGCGCTCGGCGCGCTGCGCGTCGAGAAGGGCCACGTCGCCGGGCCGGAGATCGATGGCCGCACCACGCTCGACGATCTCGGCCTTGGCCGCATGGTCGGCAAGCGCACCGGCTTCGTCGGCGAAGTCCTGCGACATCGCCCGGCATTTCTTTCGCCCGACCGCCAGCGACTGGTTGGATTGGAATGCATCGAGGAGGGCAAGCGACTGCGCGGCGGGGCGATATTGTTCATGCCGAATGATGCAGTGGCCGGTCATGGACGCGGCCGGATCACCTCCGTCACTTTCAGCCCCGAGCTCGGCCGCTATGTCGGACTGGCACTGCTCGCCGGCGATGTCGCGGCAGAGGGCAGCGAGGTCGTCGCCGCCTATCCGATGCGGGCCGAGATTGTTCGCGCCCGCATCGTGTCGCCCGTGTTCCTCGATCCCAAGGGAGAGCGACTGCATGGCTGA
- a CDS encoding sarcosine oxidase subunit gamma family protein, whose amino-acid sequence MAEALSLNSFNSLKDFKLSAADCPIVQIEGWDGTLARFEASVSKALGVPLPAAVGETVRHADVLIVRVAPRRFWLIFETGIKPTPPTIDPELGCSVLLDEGRVRLRMDGARLQEILSKCVAVNWSSPAAAPGHAWHAAFHHIPVLLLRTAETACDLIVPRSFMRSLTDWIADSAAG is encoded by the coding sequence ATGGCTGAGGCTCTGTCGTTGAACAGTTTCAACTCGTTGAAGGATTTCAAGCTTTCGGCAGCCGATTGCCCGATCGTCCAGATCGAAGGCTGGGACGGGACGCTGGCACGATTCGAAGCAAGCGTCTCGAAAGCATTGGGGGTGCCCCTGCCCGCAGCGGTCGGCGAGACGGTCCGCCATGCCGATGTCCTGATCGTCCGCGTTGCTCCGCGCCGTTTCTGGCTGATTTTTGAAACCGGCATAAAGCCGACGCCCCCGACCATCGATCCCGAACTGGGCTGTTCGGTTTTGCTCGACGAAGGTCGGGTGCGCCTCAGGATGGATGGAGCGCGTCTCCAAGAAATTCTCTCGAAATGTGTCGCCGTCAACTGGTCGTCGCCGGCGGCCGCTCCCGGCCACGCCTGGCACGCGGCCTTTCACCACATACCGGTGCTTCTGTTGCGCACAGCCGAAACCGCCTGCGACCTTATCGTGCCGCGAAGTTTCATGCGCAGTCTGACGGACTGGATCGCCGACAGCGCGGCAGGGTGA
- a CDS encoding sarcosine oxidase subunit delta encodes MLRIECPCCGPRDHDEFRYGGDASVARPAHDDPDPEAWYRYVYVRNNPAGPHREFWQHVSGCRQWLIVERDTRNHTIASVGFARKMTRKVPA; translated from the coding sequence ATGCTTCGCATCGAATGCCCGTGCTGCGGCCCGCGCGACCATGACGAGTTCCGCTATGGCGGCGACGCTTCGGTAGCGCGTCCGGCGCATGACGATCCCGATCCGGAAGCCTGGTACCGCTATGTCTATGTGCGGAACAATCCGGCCGGACCGCACCGCGAGTTCTGGCAGCACGTGTCCGGCTGCCGGCAGTGGCTGATCGTCGAGCGCGACACCAGAAATCACACCATCGCATCGGTCGGCTTTGCCCGGAAAATGACCAGGAAAGTGCCCGCATGA